From Bacteroidota bacterium:
CTTTAATTAGGCGCTTACATGCCGAAGATACAACAACCAAATTCTTCTTGCCCAGCAATTAATAATGCCTTGGGTCTGGCGTTACTTATAAGATAGTGATGGCATAATTTGCGTAACTTTTTGTGTATGCCTTGCAGCGCAATTTTATTCCAATTCTAAAGCAGGCATTTCTTGTACGGCCGTACCTTCTGTTGCCTCCTGGACTGCCGCGGCGAGCCCTTTGAGCATGCCGCCAAACACAAACTCATGCAGTGGAAAGACCGCGTACCAGTACATGAGTCCCCACAGGCCCACCGGGTCGTATACGGCGGTTTGTCGGATGATTGTGCCTTTCTCTGTAGGCGTAACGCAAAACTCCAGCCATGCGCGGCCCGGTAGTTTCATCTCTGCCAAAAGCCGCAGTCGCCGGTTTGGCTCGTACACTTCTACGCGCCAGAAATCGAGGGTGTCACCCACCAATATCTCATTCGGATGTCGCCGGCCCCGGCGTACGCCAACCCCTCCAATCAACAGGTCCATGAAGCCGCGTATTTGCCACAGCCAGTTGCCGTAATACCAGCCCTGCTCGCCACCAATGCGACGAATTGGGGCAAAGGCTTCTGCTGGCGAGGCGGCAATTTCGATTTCACGGGAATCAACCAGCCGGTTACCAAATCGTACACCACCCCAGTCTGCTTCGTAGCCGGCTGCTGAAAGGGCGTCCGACCAGCGTGTTCTGGCATAACGCGCTTCTTCATTGTTCAGGGCGCCATGTACTGCCGCTGCCATGGAACGGGGGGAGATGTTGGGGAAGAGCCGGCGCGCGGTGTCATCTTCTACAATGGTAGGATGTATGATGCTGTTGATCAGCTTCCTGCCTACGCGGGCATACAATGGCGTGACCAACCCCAACCATAAGCTGGAGAGATGAGGTGTTAAAAACGGGACGCGGATTGTGCGCCGTTTCAAGCCACGCTGCCGCGCGTATTCCTTCATGATTTCTCCGTAAGAAACCTGGCTGGTGCCCCCAATACCGACGACGAGGTGATCCGAAACGGGCAATGCTGCGCCGGCCACGAGGTATTCGAGCAGATCGGTGATTGCAATGGGCTGGGCCATCACATCAACCCAACGTGGCGTGATCATCACAGGGAGCCGCTCAACCAGGGCACGGATCATTTCAAATGAAAGGCTACCGGATCCGATAACAATCGAGGCACGAAACTCAAGGACAGGAATCCCGGTCGATCGCAAACAGGTGCCTACTTCCATCCGGCTGCGCAAATGAAGCGACAGGTCTTCTTCTTCGTCACCGAGGCCGCCGAGATAGATGATTTTTTCGATGCCGGCGCGCTTTGCCTCTTCTGCAAAGTTTAACGCACCACGACGGTCTTTCTCTGCAAATCCCTCATCTGCCCCCATCGAGTGGATCATGTAGTAGGCCACCTTGGCGCCATCCATGGTGCCGGCAAGGGAATCGGGGTCCAATACATCTCCTTTGACAACAGTGGTTGAGTTGCTGACACGCGACTGCATAACCTCTGGCCGGCGGCTCAGGCAGCGGACAGCGATGTCGCGCATCTCAAACTCATGAAGGAGCCGGCCGCCAATGTATCCAGTGGAGCCGGTCAGTAAAATTGGGGCAGCAGCCATTGCAGAGGCCATTGATTTGGTGGGTTGGTATGAGGGGGTGAGTGGTTCTTGTAATATGAGCATCGGCAGCAGCCGGCTTGACTTAAGGGGTATTGATAGAACACGTGGCATGACAGGCATGCCCAGTATGCGAAAGCGGTGAGGTGGAAAATCAAAAAGAGATTTTATCAGGTATCTAAATAAGACGGCGCTTTTTTATAAATGTCTAAAGTCCTGTAATGAACGCTTTGGTGTTTGAAGGCAAAAAAGGCAAGTGCTTAATCTGATCCAGTTTAGCAGATCTACAATTTTATACCGTGACATATCGGTAATTGGTACACGAATTGTTGCAGAAGTATGACGTGCATGTAGTTGCACAAATTTCTTTGCTAAGCTCAAGACGCTGTACCCTTCCCGCATTTACTTTTTCTATCTCGCAGACAGCACGCTATTTGTCTGCGCCTGTTGATTACCCGTCCCCCCGCCTCAAGAATAAGAACTCAACCTTCTACTGATCATGAATGCATCACGCATGACAGGGAAAGGACTGGAGCCTTATGTGCCAAGCGCGGACATGCCCTGGAATTATCAACGCGCTGCCCATCTCCTTCGTCGTTCACAGATGGGTGCCCCTCGTCACAAGGTCCTCGAGTTACTCTCCTTAACGCCAACACAAGCCGTTAACCAGCTTGTCAGTGAAACCCTCGCCCAGCCCGCTTTTGAGTATCCAGTTATGGCACCGGATGAAGACAATCCTGACAGGCGGATTACCGAACGCTGGATTGCTTTCCTGATGCGCGCCGGCATGCGCGAAAAAATGGCGCTTTTCTGGAGTAACCTCCTCATCGCATCCCTCAACGGCTACAACGAAGCCTACTATTTCGACTACCTGAGTCTCCTCAGGGACAATGCGCTGGGTAATTACAAAACCCTGGTCACGGAACTCGGCCTGAACACGGCCATGATTGAGTACCTGGACATGGACGGGAGCCACAAAGATGGCCCTAACGAAAATTATGCGCGCGAATTGCTGGAGCTGTTCACCATGAGTCCGCTCAACAAAGATGGGCAGCCCAATTATTCAGAGATCGATATTCAGGAAATTGCCCGTGCGTTTACCGGGTGGCGCCGGACAGACGGTGTTGTTGGCTTTACCGCCAGCCGCTTCGATGACGGAGAGAAAACCGTGTTTGGCCAAACCGGCAATTGGGGATACCACGATATCCTTGATATCATCTTCAGCGAACGGACCGCGGAAATTGCCGGCTA
This genomic window contains:
- a CDS encoding SDR family oxidoreductase; this encodes MASAMAAAPILLTGSTGYIGGRLLHEFEMRDIAVRCLSRRPEVMQSRVSNSTTVVKGDVLDPDSLAGTMDGAKVAYYMIHSMGADEGFAEKDRRGALNFAEEAKRAGIEKIIYLGGLGDEEEDLSLHLRSRMEVGTCLRSTGIPVLEFRASIVIGSGSLSFEMIRALVERLPVMITPRWVDVMAQPIAITDLLEYLVAGAALPVSDHLVVGIGGTSQVSYGEIMKEYARQRGLKRRTIRVPFLTPHLSSLWLGLVTPLYARVGRKLINSIIHPTIVEDDTARRLFPNISPRSMAAAVHGALNNEEARYARTRWSDALSAAGYEADWGGVRFGNRLVDSREIEIAASPAEAFAPIRRIGGEQGWYYGNWLWQIRGFMDLLIGGVGVRRGRRHPNEILVGDTLDFWRVEVYEPNRRLRLLAEMKLPGRAWLEFCVTPTEKGTIIRQTAVYDPVGLWGLMYWYAVFPLHEFVFGGMLKGLAAAVQEATEGTAVQEMPALELE
- a CDS encoding DUF1800 family protein: MNASRMTGKGLEPYVPSADMPWNYQRAAHLLRRSQMGAPRHKVLELLSLTPTQAVNQLVSETLAQPAFEYPVMAPDEDNPDRRITERWIAFLMRAGMREKMALFWSNLLIASLNGYNEAYYFDYLSLLRDNALGNYKTLVTELGLNTAMIEYLDMDGSHKDGPNENYARELLELFTMSPLNKDGQPNYSEIDIQEIARAFTGWRRTDGVVGFTASRFDDGEKTVFGQTGNWGYHDILDIIFSERTAEIAGYVCGKLYEFFVYETPEQSVVDDMALTFIQSNFDIIPVLQQLFTSTHFYESNIIGAKIKSPSEAVLGFMNEIGRGFTEEGEAEQLNTTRNRIQYLGQPLGMPPDVFGWPEHDAWISVQSLPSRWDTSAGIVYANDGFPDFDPIPLARSIDDHNDPYALVDGLVETVLAVGPGEYSNEQLTEILLDGIPTYEWNIEIDEATSRLQAFLAFLTNLPEHQLI